The proteins below are encoded in one region of Sulfitobacter sp. SK012:
- a CDS encoding phosphoenolpyruvate hydrolase family protein, whose translation MPAIPRKTILKTLAALIDAGQPIIGGGAGTGLSAKSEEAGGIDLIVIYNSGRYRMAGRGSSAGLLAYGNANEIVKEMAVEVLPVVKHTPVLAGVNGTDPFILMPQFLAELKAMGFSGVQNFPTVGLFDGVMRQSFEETGMGFGLEVDMIAQAHALDLLTTPYVFNADEAVAMTKAGADIVVAHMGVTTGGSIGATSAKSLEDCVAEIDAIASAARSVRDDVIVICHGGPIAMPDDAAFVLQNCARCDGFYGASSAERLPTEIAIRDQIRRFKGLNVNMDKMEG comes from the coding sequence ATGCCCGCAATTCCTCGTAAGACCATCCTCAAAACCCTCGCCGCCCTCATCGATGCTGGTCAACCTATCATCGGAGGCGGTGCTGGTACCGGCCTGTCTGCCAAATCTGAAGAAGCGGGCGGCATTGACCTGATCGTCATCTACAATTCAGGCCGCTACCGCATGGCGGGCCGCGGTTCATCAGCGGGATTGCTGGCTTACGGCAACGCAAACGAGATCGTCAAAGAAATGGCTGTCGAAGTTTTGCCGGTGGTCAAGCACACCCCAGTTCTTGCCGGTGTGAACGGTACGGACCCCTTTATCTTGATGCCGCAGTTTCTGGCTGAATTGAAAGCGATGGGGTTTTCTGGGGTACAGAACTTCCCCACAGTTGGTTTGTTTGACGGGGTCATGCGCCAGAGTTTCGAAGAGACTGGCATGGGTTTCGGGTTAGAGGTCGACATGATCGCGCAAGCGCATGCGCTTGATCTGCTGACCACGCCTTATGTCTTTAACGCGGATGAAGCCGTGGCGATGACAAAAGCGGGGGCGGATATTGTCGTGGCGCATATGGGCGTGACGACAGGGGGCAGCATCGGGGCCACATCGGCCAAGAGCCTTGAAGATTGCGTGGCCGAGATCGATGCCATTGCATCTGCCGCCCGTTCTGTGCGCGACGATGTGATTGTGATTTGCCATGGCGGCCCAATCGCCATGCCCGACGATGCGGCATTTGTTCTGCAAAATTGTGCGCGATGTGATGGGTTCTACGGGGCCAGCAGCGCAGAGCGTCTGCCAACAGAAATTGCGATCCGCGACCAGATCAGGCGGTTCAAAGGCCTGAATGTTAATATGGATAAAATGGAGGGTTAG
- a CDS encoding M24 family metallopeptidase, producing the protein MTELNYDFDHLDSLMDDAGLDALLLTSKHNIQYMLGGYRYIFFSAMDAIGHSRYLPVIIYVKGQKEHTGYIGNTMERGEHENTPFWVPHFYPVGWSSLDSTIQAIKHLEMIGVTAGRIGVEPPFLPSDAQDALRDALPDAAFLNATSVLENLRAVKSPAELRTLREASERITKAMQATIAASGVGSTKHEIIERLRQEETKLELEFDYCLLTLGASHNRAGSNQAWADGEILSIDSGGNLGGYIGDICRMGFLGEPDAELIDLLGEVEEVQQAAFAEVKAGAPGIAAFTAGQAVLARQPNKQHMDFFGHGMGLVSHEAPFLLTNHPVSYEGRDAENPLKAGMVLSIETQMQHPTRGFIKLEDTLTVTETGFEMFGTEGRGWNRGGTG; encoded by the coding sequence ATGACCGAGCTAAACTACGACTTTGACCACTTAGACAGCCTGATGGACGATGCGGGATTGGACGCGCTTTTGCTGACGTCCAAACACAACATTCAATATATGCTGGGCGGGTACCGATACATTTTCTTTTCGGCAATGGATGCGATTGGGCACAGCCGATATCTGCCTGTCATCATCTATGTCAAAGGCCAAAAAGAACACACCGGCTACATCGGCAACACGATGGAGAGGGGCGAACACGAAAACACACCATTCTGGGTGCCACATTTCTACCCCGTGGGCTGGAGTAGCTTAGACAGCACAATCCAAGCCATCAAACATTTGGAAATGATCGGCGTCACGGCTGGGCGCATTGGTGTCGAACCTCCGTTTTTGCCGTCTGACGCCCAAGACGCTTTGCGCGACGCCCTGCCAGATGCGGCTTTCTTGAATGCCACGTCGGTGCTGGAAAACCTCCGCGCTGTCAAAAGCCCTGCAGAGCTGCGGACTTTGCGCGAGGCATCCGAGAGAATTACTAAGGCAATGCAAGCAACGATCGCTGCCTCTGGGGTTGGCAGTACGAAACACGAGATCATTGAGCGTCTGCGCCAAGAAGAGACCAAACTAGAGTTAGAGTTCGACTATTGTTTGCTGACGCTTGGGGCCAGTCATAACCGCGCTGGATCGAACCAAGCTTGGGCTGATGGCGAGATACTATCGATAGATTCAGGTGGTAATTTGGGCGGCTACATTGGCGATATTTGCCGCATGGGCTTTTTGGGGGAGCCGGATGCCGAACTCATTGACCTGCTCGGTGAAGTCGAAGAAGTCCAACAAGCTGCATTCGCTGAAGTCAAAGCGGGTGCGCCCGGTATCGCGGCCTTTACTGCAGGCCAAGCCGTTTTGGCGCGGCAACCGAACAAACAGCACATGGACTTTTTTGGTCACGGCATGGGGCTGGTCAGTCACGAAGCGCCGTTCTTGCTGACCAACCATCCGGTTTCTTACGAAGGGCGCGATGCTGAGAACCCGCTAAAGGCTGGTATGGTTCTGTCGATCGAAACCCAGATGCAGCACCCAACCCGCGGGTTTATCAAGCTGGAAGACACGCTGACAGTGACAGAAACTGGCTTTGAGATGTTTGGAACCGAAGGTCGCGGTTGGAACCGCGGTGGCACCGGGTGA
- a CDS encoding TRAP transporter substrate-binding protein translates to MLKKTLKTLALSALLAGTALSASAQDYKIRATANSNENDEDYDGLVVFKNYVEAASNGAIEVELFIGTQLCSNGAECLQGVADGSIDIYISTSGGASGIFPYVQVLDLPYLMSDDRIAEHVLSGDFVRTMRNMALEDSGDAIRLMTVGNTGGWRNFANTQRRVTGPADMEGMKIRTVVADLPQELVKAMGAAPTPIPWPELFTSLQTGVVEGSKNGITDIMGMKFPDAGLQYVTLDGHAYMGALWWMSNKTFTDMPEDMRRVVVDGFYALQQATFASPKRKSIAAYEQFVSEGGDLYVPTPDEKAAFRTSATPVYDWFKGNVTRGPEIFDALAVAVAAAEADTNAARDKDLN, encoded by the coding sequence ATGCTCAAGAAAACCCTCAAGACCCTCGCTCTGTCGGCACTGCTTGCTGGCACGGCGCTGTCTGCTTCGGCTCAGGATTACAAAATCCGTGCCACAGCAAACTCCAATGAAAACGACGAAGACTATGACGGTCTGGTCGTCTTTAAGAACTACGTCGAAGCGGCCTCAAATGGCGCAATCGAAGTTGAGCTGTTCATCGGCACGCAACTTTGCTCAAACGGCGCGGAATGCCTGCAGGGCGTTGCGGATGGCAGCATCGATATCTACATTTCCACTTCGGGTGGTGCCTCAGGTATCTTCCCTTATGTGCAGGTTCTTGATCTGCCTTACCTAATGTCAGACGACCGCATCGCCGAGCATGTCCTGTCCGGTGATTTTGTCCGCACAATGCGCAACATGGCGCTTGAAGATTCCGGCGACGCAATTCGCCTGATGACCGTCGGCAACACGGGTGGCTGGCGCAACTTTGCCAACACGCAGCGTCGCGTGACAGGCCCTGCCGACATGGAAGGCATGAAGATCCGCACCGTGGTCGCCGACCTGCCTCAGGAACTGGTCAAAGCGATGGGCGCTGCGCCAACGCCAATCCCATGGCCTGAGCTTTTCACGTCGCTGCAAACCGGCGTTGTTGAAGGGTCCAAGAACGGCATCACCGACATCATGGGCATGAAATTCCCTGATGCGGGTCTGCAGTACGTGACGCTGGACGGCCACGCCTACATGGGTGCCTTGTGGTGGATGTCCAACAAGACGTTCACAGACATGCCAGAAGATATGCGCCGCGTTGTCGTCGATGGCTTCTATGCTCTGCAGCAGGCGACTTTCGCCTCACCAAAGCGCAAATCCATCGCCGCTTATGAGCAGTTTGTATCCGAAGGTGGTGACCTCTATGTGCCAACGCCTGACGAAAAAGCGGCTTTCCGTACGTCCGCAACACCTGTCTATGACTGGTTCAAAGGCAACGTAACACGCGGTCCAGAAATCTTTGATGCGCTTGCCGTCGCTGTTGCGGCAGCCGAGGCCGATACGAACGCGGCCCGCGACAAAGACCTGAACTAA
- a CDS encoding ABC transporter substrate-binding protein has product MKTNWNGMLAGVAIGALSASSAWAEDLVIFWAEWDPANYLQELVNEYEEETGISVTVETTPWSDFQTKAFTEFNARGSAYDMIVGDSQWLGAASEGGHYVDMTDFFEKHNLGEVMAPATVKYYAEYPGNSGKFWAIPAEGDAVGWSYRKDWFEDPAEMAAFKEKYGYDLAVPETWAQMTDIAEFFHRPDEDRYGIAIYTDNSYDAMVMGVENAIFSYGADLGNFETYEVDGYVNSPEAVAALENYKKLYGLTPPGWAKTFFVENNQAITEGLVAMSMNYFAFFPALLNEATNPHAANTGFFANPAGPDGDQFAALGGQGISVVSYSENQEESMKFLEWFIKDETQKRWAELGGYTASAAVLESDEFRTATPYNEAFYQTMFKVKDFWAVPEFAELLTSANQRLYPFIVGGEGTAKETLDALAADWEATFKKYGRGQ; this is encoded by the coding sequence ATGAAAACGAACTGGAATGGAATGCTGGCGGGGGTCGCCATTGGCGCGCTTTCGGCATCCTCAGCATGGGCAGAAGATCTGGTGATCTTCTGGGCCGAATGGGATCCGGCGAACTATCTGCAAGAGCTTGTGAACGAATACGAGGAAGAAACCGGTATTTCAGTTACGGTGGAAACCACGCCATGGTCAGATTTTCAAACCAAGGCATTTACCGAATTTAACGCACGCGGAAGCGCCTATGACATGATCGTCGGCGACAGCCAATGGCTTGGTGCTGCGTCTGAGGGCGGCCACTACGTCGACATGACTGACTTCTTCGAAAAACATAACCTTGGCGAAGTGATGGCCCCAGCGACCGTCAAATATTATGCCGAGTATCCCGGAAACTCCGGAAAATTCTGGGCCATACCTGCTGAGGGTGATGCGGTCGGATGGTCTTATCGCAAAGATTGGTTCGAAGATCCGGCTGAAATGGCCGCCTTCAAAGAAAAATACGGCTACGATCTGGCCGTGCCTGAGACTTGGGCGCAGATGACAGACATAGCTGAGTTTTTCCACCGTCCTGATGAGGACCGGTACGGCATCGCGATCTACACAGACAACAGCTATGATGCGATGGTCATGGGTGTGGAAAACGCGATCTTCTCTTATGGGGCCGATCTTGGCAACTTTGAGACCTACGAAGTCGATGGCTATGTGAACTCGCCTGAGGCCGTTGCAGCGCTTGAAAACTACAAAAAACTCTATGGTCTGACACCTCCCGGCTGGGCCAAGACGTTCTTTGTAGAGAACAATCAAGCGATCACTGAGGGCCTGGTGGCCATGTCGATGAACTACTTCGCCTTCTTCCCTGCCCTTTTGAATGAGGCAACAAACCCACACGCCGCCAACACCGGCTTCTTTGCCAATCCGGCAGGTCCGGATGGTGATCAATTCGCCGCACTTGGGGGTCAGGGTATTTCTGTTGTGAGCTATTCAGAAAACCAGGAAGAATCGATGAAGTTCCTTGAGTGGTTCATCAAAGACGAAACCCAGAAGCGTTGGGCTGAGTTGGGTGGATATACCGCAAGCGCCGCGGTGCTTGAATCGGATGAATTCCGCACAGCAACGCCTTACAATGAGGCGTTCTATCAGACGATGTTCAAGGTCAAAGACTTTTGGGCAGTGCCTGAGTTTGCGGAACTTCTAACATCTGCAAACCAGCGCCTCTATCCCTTCATCGTTGGTGGAGAAGGCACAGCAAAAGAAACGCTGGATGCTTTGGCCGCAGACTGGGAAGCAACGTTCAAGAAATACGGCCGCGGGCAGTAA
- a CDS encoding cupin domain-containing protein, whose protein sequence is MSAMDKYFVYPNDVDNFGFDWGRLALTCGPEVNGAEQFSAGVVFVPPGQGHSRHNHPGAEEIIFIIKGSGEQMVEDEDGTPELRTVGPGCTVFIPESRYHATQNTGTEPMEIFVVYAPAGPEKMLRDAPDFHIIPAKDLK, encoded by the coding sequence ATGAGCGCGATGGACAAGTATTTTGTGTATCCCAATGACGTGGATAATTTCGGTTTTGATTGGGGTAGGCTGGCACTGACCTGCGGACCCGAGGTGAATGGCGCCGAACAGTTTTCAGCGGGCGTTGTTTTTGTGCCTCCGGGCCAAGGACACAGCCGCCACAACCATCCCGGCGCTGAAGAAATCATCTTTATCATCAAGGGCAGCGGCGAACAGATGGTCGAAGACGAGGATGGCACGCCCGAACTGCGCACTGTCGGTCCCGGTTGCACGGTGTTCATTCCAGAAAGCCGCTATCATGCTACCCAGAACACCGGGACAGAGCCGATGGAGATTTTCGTGGTCTATGCACCTGCAGGGCCAGAAAAAATGCTACGCGATGCGCCGGATTTTCACATAATCCCCGCCAAAGATCTGAAGTGA
- a CDS encoding carbohydrate ABC transporter permease: MASEVLTRLDPNSRAAAKGLSDLTIRNLFIIPTIAFLIIFNIFPLLYSLGYSFTDFRASTNAPANFVGLQNYRDLLNDPFIWKNFSITAKYVLISVTGQVIVGFGLAMLLNRAIPAKGLITTLLLLPMMLSMAVVGLFWKLLYDPNFGIINYFLGLGKFEWLADPDMALWAIAIVDIWMWSPFVMLLSLAGLSAVPKHLYEAAEIDRAGNFYTFFRITLPLVAPILMIAIIFRTMEAFKTFDLAFVLSSQPTTELIAIRLYKMAFQEWQTGMSSALAYIVLIMVVAITNIYVKYLNKVKAR; the protein is encoded by the coding sequence TTGGCCAGTGAAGTTTTGACCAGGTTGGACCCAAATTCCCGCGCTGCGGCAAAGGGGTTAAGCGATCTGACCATCAGAAATCTGTTTATCATTCCGACAATCGCATTTCTGATTATCTTCAACATCTTCCCCCTGCTGTATTCGCTGGGCTATTCGTTTACCGATTTTCGTGCCTCAACCAATGCGCCCGCTAACTTTGTGGGCCTGCAAAACTACCGAGATTTGTTGAATGATCCGTTCATCTGGAAGAACTTTTCCATCACCGCAAAATACGTCCTGATATCAGTTACAGGCCAAGTGATTGTTGGTTTTGGCCTTGCTATGTTGTTGAACCGGGCGATCCCTGCCAAGGGTTTGATAACAACTCTGTTGTTGCTTCCCATGATGCTGTCGATGGCTGTTGTTGGGCTGTTCTGGAAGCTGCTGTATGATCCCAACTTTGGCATCATCAACTACTTCTTGGGCCTTGGGAAATTCGAATGGCTTGCGGACCCCGACATGGCCCTTTGGGCGATCGCGATCGTAGATATCTGGATGTGGTCCCCCTTTGTGATGTTGTTGTCACTGGCTGGACTGTCCGCCGTGCCAAAGCATCTCTATGAGGCTGCCGAAATTGACCGCGCTGGTAATTTTTATACCTTTTTCCGCATCACGTTGCCGCTGGTTGCCCCGATCTTGATGATCGCGATCATCTTTCGCACGATGGAAGCGTTCAAAACATTCGATCTGGCTTTTGTGCTGTCCTCTCAGCCGACGACCGAACTGATTGCCATCCGCCTTTACAAAATGGCGTTCCAAGAATGGCAAACCGGCATGTCTAGTGCGTTGGCCTATATCGTTTTGATCATGGTTGTCGCGATCACCAATATCTATGTGAAATACCTCAATAAAGTGAAGGCGCGCTAA
- a CDS encoding tetratricopeptide repeat protein — MFALCLLGSPAFGGVEEGRDFMEAGDFTAAMTEFLPAARSGNADAEELIGVMYAMGLGVPRDDRRAFEWYLRASLKGHPGAQSGIGWYYEVGRGIEAVDLVRAYMWYTLSAAGGDPDAAISLEEVVKKMTQEQIKEAHILVSDYKGWMYPFR, encoded by the coding sequence ATGTTTGCACTGTGCCTTCTTGGCAGCCCAGCTTTTGGCGGGGTTGAAGAAGGGCGCGACTTTATGGAGGCGGGCGATTTTACCGCTGCAATGACGGAGTTTTTGCCTGCTGCGCGCAGTGGCAATGCCGACGCTGAAGAATTGATCGGCGTGATGTATGCGATGGGGCTTGGGGTGCCGCGCGATGATCGTCGGGCGTTTGAATGGTACCTGCGTGCCTCGCTCAAGGGGCATCCCGGTGCGCAATCGGGGATTGGCTGGTACTATGAGGTCGGGCGCGGGATTGAGGCGGTTGATCTGGTGCGGGCCTACATGTGGTACACGCTGTCGGCTGCGGGTGGCGATCCGGACGCCGCGATTTCCCTCGAAGAGGTCGTCAAGAAAATGACGCAAGAACAGATCAAAGAAGCACATATTTTGGTCAGTGACTACAAAGGTTGGATGTATCCGTTTCGGTAA
- a CDS encoding cytochrome-c peroxidase, which yields MALLFCLVAPASAELPDPLTSADFIQFDADQAALGQLLFYDKILSGNRNIACSTCHHPKFGTADGLSLGIGEGGSGLGPDRTPGIGEDRIRKRIPRNAPGLWNLSARDLHTFFHDGRLMVSARYGNGFDTPAEEWLPSGLNSPLAAQALFPLVAQFEMAGNPGENEIAGAMHDRIDAAWPILAKRVRTIPAYGEAFVAAFDHIDAAKDVTIVEIANALAAFMGTEWQSFDSPFDAYLAGDISALSEAALTGLTVFYGKGQCSSCHAGPLMSDQEFHALALPQFGPGRTRRFDPMPRDVGRMGKTDDLVDAYRFRTPMLRNIALTAPYGHNGAYPTLTGIIRHHIDGAPQWSTDMANLPIAEWLASGDFAIQDDRFEKQRQSRHRDTQPLPLTNDEVASLEAFLEALTGKSVEQTPFGVPERVPSGLPLD from the coding sequence GTGGCGCTCCTTTTTTGTCTTGTGGCACCGGCGTCGGCCGAACTGCCGGATCCGTTAACATCCGCTGATTTCATCCAATTTGATGCTGATCAGGCCGCATTGGGTCAGCTCCTTTTTTACGACAAAATCTTGTCGGGGAACAGAAATATCGCCTGTTCAACCTGCCATCACCCCAAGTTTGGGACAGCAGATGGCTTGTCCCTGGGCATCGGCGAAGGTGGCAGCGGTCTGGGCCCTGACCGAACACCCGGCATCGGCGAAGATCGCATCCGCAAGCGCATCCCGCGCAACGCGCCCGGCCTATGGAACCTAAGCGCGCGTGATTTGCATACGTTTTTCCATGATGGGCGCCTAATGGTGAGCGCGCGGTACGGAAACGGTTTTGACACCCCCGCCGAAGAATGGCTCCCGTCCGGGCTGAATTCGCCCTTGGCCGCACAGGCGCTGTTTCCGCTGGTCGCGCAATTCGAAATGGCTGGAAACCCCGGTGAGAATGAAATCGCGGGGGCCATGCATGACCGAATTGATGCGGCTTGGCCGATCCTTGCCAAACGGGTCCGAACCATCCCTGCCTATGGAGAGGCATTCGTCGCGGCGTTCGATCATATCGACGCAGCAAAAGACGTCACAATCGTCGAAATCGCAAACGCGCTGGCTGCGTTTATGGGCACCGAGTGGCAAAGCTTTGACAGCCCCTTCGACGCGTATCTCGCAGGTGACATATCGGCGCTAAGCGAGGCAGCATTGACCGGCCTCACCGTATTTTATGGCAAAGGTCAGTGCAGCAGCTGCCACGCCGGGCCACTTATGTCGGATCAGGAATTTCACGCGTTGGCGCTGCCGCAATTTGGCCCCGGCCGTACGCGCAGATTTGACCCCATGCCGCGCGACGTTGGCCGCATGGGCAAAACGGATGATCTGGTCGATGCCTACCGTTTCCGCACCCCAATGCTGCGCAATATTGCTCTAACAGCCCCTTACGGCCACAATGGGGCGTATCCAACCCTCACTGGCATTATCCGCCACCACATTGATGGTGCCCCACAATGGAGCACCGACATGGCCAACCTTCCAATTGCCGAATGGTTGGCGTCGGGTGATTTCGCCATTCAGGACGATCGCTTTGAGAAGCAGCGCCAGTCCAGGCATCGTGACACCCAGCCTTTGCCACTTACCAATGACGAAGTCGCAAGCCTTGAGGCATTCCTAGAGGCACTCACTGGCAAAAGCGTTGAGCAAACGCCGTTTGGCGTGCCAGAAAGAGTACCTAGCGGCCTGCCCCTTGATTGA
- a CDS encoding Tm-1-like ATP-binding domain-containing protein, translated as MIYLVGTSDTKAEEISYLQGLLTNGGAEVCAVDVGIRAALSVMDITQAEVAQHHTSGAAAVLGSEDRGQAVAAMTSAFAKFCAAHKHQIDAIIGIGGGGGTSIITAGMRELPYGVPKVMVSTLASGDVSPFVGTSDIIMMPSVTDLAGLNQISRHILHNAAQAILGMAEHPHVAGGGSKPSIGLSMFGVTTPCVTQITAMLADDFDSVVFHATGTGGRSMEQLLSEGMLSGLIDMTTTEIADEVVGGVLSAGAARLDAVVASGKPYVGSVGALDMVNFWAPSTVPEAFKDRLFYHHNANVTLMRTSANDCERIGTWIVDKLNMSTGPVCLMLPEKGVSALDIEDGPFWDPPANTALFSAIERGLNQTDQRRIKRLPLHINDPAFSAAAAQAYRDIS; from the coding sequence GTGATTTATCTTGTTGGCACATCAGACACCAAGGCAGAAGAGATCAGCTATTTGCAGGGTCTACTCACAAATGGAGGCGCTGAGGTTTGCGCCGTCGACGTTGGAATACGCGCTGCACTTAGTGTTATGGACATAACCCAGGCTGAGGTTGCACAACATCACACGTCTGGGGCGGCTGCAGTGCTTGGCTCAGAGGATCGCGGTCAGGCTGTTGCTGCGATGACCAGCGCATTTGCCAAGTTTTGCGCGGCCCACAAGCATCAGATCGACGCGATTATTGGCATTGGCGGAGGGGGCGGCACGTCGATCATAACCGCGGGCATGCGAGAGCTGCCATACGGCGTACCCAAGGTCATGGTGTCCACCCTCGCGTCTGGCGATGTCTCTCCTTTTGTCGGTACCAGCGATATCATTATGATGCCGTCTGTCACAGATTTGGCCGGGCTAAATCAGATCAGCCGTCATATTTTGCACAACGCCGCCCAAGCAATTCTGGGGATGGCAGAGCATCCTCATGTTGCGGGTGGGGGTTCCAAGCCCAGCATCGGACTGAGTATGTTTGGCGTCACGACACCGTGCGTTACCCAGATCACCGCGATGCTTGCGGATGATTTCGACAGCGTTGTATTTCATGCAACTGGCACCGGCGGGCGCAGCATGGAGCAATTGCTGAGTGAGGGCATGCTGAGTGGGTTGATCGACATGACAACCACAGAAATAGCGGATGAAGTGGTGGGCGGGGTACTATCAGCTGGCGCTGCCCGACTTGATGCGGTGGTGGCAAGCGGCAAACCCTATGTGGGATCGGTTGGTGCCCTAGATATGGTGAACTTTTGGGCCCCCAGTACGGTCCCTGAAGCGTTCAAAGACAGATTGTTTTACCATCACAACGCCAACGTCACTTTGATGCGAACATCGGCAAACGACTGCGAGCGGATCGGTACGTGGATCGTCGACAAGCTTAATATGTCAACCGGGCCTGTCTGCCTGATGCTTCCTGAAAAGGGGGTGTCGGCGCTAGATATTGAAGATGGGCCGTTTTGGGATCCCCCCGCGAACACAGCCTTGTTCAGCGCAATCGAACGTGGATTGAACCAGACCGACCAGCGCCGCATCAAACGGTTGCCTTTGCACATTAATGACCCTGCCTTTTCTGCGGCTGCAGCGCAGGCATATCGCGACATTTCATAG
- a CDS encoding carbohydrate ABC transporter permease has translation MAGVRTSREKWTNRTAIAAVFVALLIMLTPIYWIAATAFKPRNLATTIPPTVVFTPEVSPFVKLFTKRSQLRDQPSQEEYDAAPWWEQMVFDGGEKVVRNRKSGKVRSSGYGDRFKNSLIISIISTVLAVSMGTLTAYGFSRFKVKGEDDWLFFILSTRMLPPVVVAIPMFLMYRVVGLNDTHMGLIILYTAFNLSFAVWIMKGFIDEIPKEYEEAALVDGYTRMQAFFKVVLPEALTGMAATAVFCFITAWNEYAFALIMTNRRAQTAPPYIPSQIGSGLPDWTVIAAGTLLFLIPVAIFTFILRNHLLRGMSFGAIRK, from the coding sequence ATGGCCGGTGTACGTACCTCCCGCGAAAAATGGACGAACCGCACGGCAATTGCTGCGGTATTCGTGGCCCTGCTCATCATGCTCACGCCAATCTATTGGATTGCAGCGACGGCCTTCAAACCACGTAATTTGGCGACCACGATACCGCCAACGGTGGTTTTCACACCTGAGGTTTCCCCCTTTGTGAAGCTTTTCACCAAACGCTCCCAGTTGCGCGATCAGCCCTCACAAGAGGAATATGATGCCGCGCCATGGTGGGAGCAAATGGTGTTTGACGGCGGCGAAAAGGTCGTACGCAACCGTAAATCTGGCAAGGTCCGCTCGTCTGGCTATGGTGACCGTTTTAAAAACTCGCTGATCATCTCCATCATCTCAACGGTGCTGGCCGTGTCGATGGGCACATTGACGGCGTACGGGTTCAGCCGGTTCAAAGTGAAAGGGGAGGATGATTGGTTATTCTTCATCCTATCCACCCGAATGCTGCCCCCCGTTGTCGTCGCGATCCCGATGTTTTTGATGTACCGAGTGGTCGGCCTGAACGACACGCATATGGGCCTGATCATCCTCTATACCGCTTTCAACCTCAGCTTTGCAGTATGGATCATGAAAGGCTTCATCGACGAAATCCCCAAAGAATACGAAGAGGCGGCGCTGGTCGACGGCTACACCCGTATGCAGGCGTTCTTTAAGGTCGTGCTCCCAGAAGCGTTGACAGGCATGGCTGCCACGGCAGTGTTCTGCTTCATCACAGCGTGGAACGAATATGCCTTTGCGTTGATCATGACCAACCGCCGCGCGCAAACCGCACCGCCCTACATTCCAAGCCAGATCGGCAGCGGCTTGCCCGATTGGACCGTCATTGCGGCGGGCACCCTGTTGTTCTTGATCCCTGTTGCAATCTTCACCTTCATCCTGCGCAACCACTTACTGCGCGGCATGTCCTTCGGAGCGATCCGCAAGTGA